A genome region from Eremothecium cymbalariae DBVPG#7215 chromosome 4, complete sequence includes the following:
- the TED1 gene encoding Ted1p (similar to Ashbya gossypii ADL110W) — translation MFKTFVKALAFVSTLLAVSLNIYIFTYPSLNPKQCSWKCQKTDFIPELQGLSTWDRAILYATRYFRDIYDTIGGQRLFDESYNDSDVRDVRLLALGDPQIKGNWPSTPYIKRLDTYGNDYYLGHIFRMMNRRLKPTHVAVMGDIFSSQWISDSEFFNRTMRFTHRVLGRDTEELEEIQKKNNDSGLYQVDWHEHGRLFKNRSNEKPMAFNWHYQDAWAWTDEDEYLLINITGNHDVGYSGDATYQHMARFTQLFGQDSYWIEYDRDTDHPWRIVVLNDLLLEGPALQPEFVNATWEFLYQLFERKFEGSTVLLTHVPLYKEEGICVDGPEFKYYPDGYEREPYKAGLLKSQNHLSEDVTKRVLNLVFHNNKPGVILTGHDHEGCETIYKKNMSSGIWTTSKTVTSDIFLQEITVRSMMGEYGGNTGLLTGHFNSKSKNWTWSYSLCPFSVQHLWWATKVSTILAGSLLSLLLVL, via the coding sequence ATGTTCAAAACATTCGTTAAGGCTCTGGCGTTTGTATCTACGCTGTTAGCTGTATCgttgaatatttatattttcaCATATCCATCACTGAACCCCAAGCAATGTTCTTGGAAATGCCAGAAGACGGATTTTATTCCCGAGTTGCAAGGCTTATCGACATGGGACAGAGCAATACTCTATGCAACTCGGTATTTCAGAGATATTTATGATACTATTGGTGGCCAAAGATTGTTTGATGAGTCGTATAATGACAGTGATGTTCGTGATGTTCGTTTGCTAGCTTTGGGGGATCCTCAAATAAAAGGCAATTGGCCTTCTACACCGTATATTAAGCGGTTAGATACGTACGGCAATGATTACTACTTAGGCCATATTTTCCGTATGATGAACAGGAGATTGAAGCCTACACATGTTGCAGTGATGGGTGACATATTTTCATCCCAATGGatttcagattcagaattcttcaatagaACAATGAGATTTACACACAGAGTGCTAGGTCGTGATACCGAAGAACTAGAGgaaattcaaaagaagaacaatgACTCGGGATTATACCAAGTTGACTGGCATGAGCATGGTagactttttaaaaatcgCAGTAATGAGAAACCGATGGCCTTTAACTGGCACTACCAGGACGCGTGGGCTTGGACTGATGAAGACGAATATTTATTGATTAATATCACAGGAAACCATGACGTGGGATATTCTGGGGACGCTACGTACCAGCATATGGCCAGATTTACACAATTGTTTGGTCAGGACAGCTATTGGATCGAATATGACAGAGACACAGATCATCCATGGAGAATTGTTGTACTAAATGACCTACTATTAGAAGGCCCTGCCTTACAACCTGAATTTGTGAATGCCACCTGGGAGTTCTTGTATCAGCTATTTGAAAGGAAATTCGAAGGTAGTACTGTCCTACTAACGCACGTTCCTCTATATAAGGAAGAAGGTATCTGTGTTGATGGACCTGAGTTTAAATATTACCCAGATGGATACGAAAGGGAGCCTTACAAAGCCGGCTTACTTAAATCACAGAATCATCTAAGCGAAGACGTTACAAAACGTGTTCTAAATCTCGTTTTCCACAATAACAAGCCAGGAGTCATTCTCACTGGTCATGACCACGAGGGTTGTGAAAcaatatacaaaaaaaacatgAGCAGTGGTATCTGGACTACCTCAAAGACAGTAACTTCCGATATCTTCCTTCAAGAAATCACCGTCCGCTCCATGATGGGTGAGTATGGTGGGAATACCGGTCTCCTCACCGGACATTTCAACTCGAAGTCCAAAAACTGGACCTGGTCTTACAGTCTATGTCCCTTCTCAGTACAACACCTGTGGTGGGCTACCAAGGTATCCACGATATTAGCAGGATCCCTGCTTTCTTTGCTACTAGTATTATAA
- the ISD11 gene encoding Isd11p (similar to Ashbya gossypii ADL113C) encodes MSIAGVPSKTNVLHLYRDFIRNSRQFTNYNFREYFLRKSRETFRQFKNAGDPEVQALWKQAQTDIGMLKRQSMISQMYTFDKLVVEPVGEKSK; translated from the coding sequence ATGAGCATAGCGGGCGTGCCAAGCAAAACCAACGTTCTACATCTTTATAGAGACTTCATCAGGAACTCGAGACAGTTCACCAACTATAACTTTAGGGAATACTTTCTGCGGAAGTCCAGAGAAACGTTTAGACAATTCAAGAATGCAGGCGATCCAGAGGTGCAAGCCCTGTGGAAACAGGCCCAGACAGATATAGGGATGCTTAAACGGCAGAGTATGATATCGCAGATGTACACTTTTGATAAGTTAGTGGTGGAACCAGTGGGGGAGAAATCAAAATGA
- a CDS encoding uncharacterized protein (similar to Kpol_1063p1 Vanderwaltozyma polyspora DSM >ref|XP_001643249.1|) — MVESNAFEEEVLQYMQVGLRYLVLFTSQGISISMAFCKEHPILAKWMLITLILFIVYRFICYIFVLIKRFSLLVLLLLSVVVYQRGPALVWNEDIPMICSILATNRSPKTAWSNLLVYADQHSSHLKLLMYQLVSGGNVQSIEETLQRFWNGGVAAAAS, encoded by the coding sequence ATGGTAGAGTCAAATGCTTTTGAAGAGGAGGTTCTGCAGTATATGCAGGTCGGGTTGAGATATCTGGTACTCTTCACCAGTCAGGGAATATCAATTTCCATGGCTTTTTGCAAGGAACACCCTATATTGGCCAAGTGGATGCTGATCACATTGATCTTGTTCATCGTTTATCGTTTCATTTGCTACATTTTTGTCCTGATCAAAAGATTTTCGTTGCTTGTTCTGCTGTTGCTCAGCGTTGTTGTCTACCAACGTGGACCTGCTCTAGTGTGGAATGAGGATATCCCCATGATTTGCTCCATCCTCGCCACCAATCGAAGTCCCAAAACAGCCTGGTCTAATTTGCTGGTGTACGCAGATCAGCATTCTTCGCACCTGAAGCTTCTCATGTATCAACTAGTGTCTGGAGGTAACGTTCAATCCATCGAAGAAACTCTTCAACGATTCTGGAACGGTGGTGTTGCTGCAGCTGCAAGTTAA
- the TPA1 gene encoding oxidative DNA demethylase (similar to Ashbya gossypii ADL114C), with protein sequence MKRPAPIQPIFNSRKQPTVDVERIKALFNEKIWTQEFRDNIKSEVANNKPYNWGTIHDLVDPELLRAVRKEVETEIHFTKKETDIYKVNQSGDLANLSGLDWSDLSLLHNLCKLREILYSEVYREFISYVAGSGKLSGTKMDMSINTYTKGCHLLTHDDVIGSRRVSFILYLPDPDKIWKEHYGGALRLFPSIVPNVPHSDHSAKLVPQFNQLAFFHVQPGLSFHDVEEVKVDKHRLSIQGWYHIPQVGEDGYIPGEEEEYVTTNISTLAQLESKVLQDYEFPKEERNILPPQQVKSFIELLSSEETSKDRTSSYGQLTQRDLEYLSEYISEEHLSAEGLNRLQSKFMENSFVQIESFLNENKSSLLKKLIKNEEFNGECPYQAASVEQPWKTAMPPHKWRYLYIDGKSHENFRCDADILENLNHGELPNFALLKQTLNSNLKVELELILLVEFLKSTVFKKYLVLLTCLCPLTEQLLIRRFRPGHDFTLATQVSLNELFNTIPGFVDAVLEGNLCLTPSDGWKSGEVGGYELYMSNQQDEQTDKDMDDAAIYKSDDSGDSVLINKPADWNSFNLVLRDESVLQFVKYVSWCAKSSRWDIFMQWDTKAIEGNEESTN encoded by the coding sequence ATGAAAAGACCTGCGCCAATTCAGCCGATATTCAATTCAAGGAAGCAGCCAACTGTAGATGTTGAGAGGATCAAGGCTTTGTTTAATGAGAAAATATGGACTCAAGAGTTTAGAGATAATATAAAATCGGAAGTAGCCAATAATAAACCTTATAACTGGGGCACTATTCATGATTTGGTGGATCCGGAACTGCTACGTGCAGTGCGTAAAGAAGTCGAAACTGAAATTCACTTTACAAAGAAGGAAACAGATATTTACAAGGTGAACCAGAGTGGAGATTTGGCGAATTTATCGGGTTTGGATTGGAGTGATCTATCTCTTTTGCACAATCTGTGCAAGTTGCGTGAGATCCTGTATTCAGAAGTGTACCGTGAGTTCATATCGTATGTGGCTGGCTCGGGAAAGTTGTCTGGAACTAAGATGGATATGAGCATTAATACTTACACCAAGGGATGTCATTTATTGACGCACGATGATGTGATTGGATCGAGAAGGGTCagttttattttgtatttACCAGATCCAGATAAAATATGGAAGGAACATTACGGTGGTGCTTTGCGTTTGTTTCCAAGCATTGTTCCAAATGTACCTCATAGTGACCACAGTGCAAAGCTGGTCCCTCAATTCAACCAACTTGCGTTCTTTCATGTACAGCCAGGATTATCCTTtcatgatgttgaagaagtcaAGGTTGACAAACATCGATTGTCCATCCAAGGTTGGTATCATATACCACAGGTGGGTGAAGATGGATATATTCCTGGAGAAGAGGAGGAGTATGTTACTACAAATATCAGTACCTTAGCACAATTGGAGTCGAAGGTACTACAGGATTATGAGTTTCCGAAGGAAGAACGTAACATTCTACCACCACAACAAGTCAAGTCTTTCATTGAGCTACTCTCATCTGAGGAAACTTCCAAAGACCGTACTTCATCTTATGGCCAGCTCACCCAGAGAGATTTGGAGTACTTATCAGAGTATATATCAGAAGAACACTTGTCAGCGGAAGGTTTAAATCGATTACAATCAAAATTTATGGAAAATTCATTTGTCCAAATTGAATCCTTCTTGAATGAGAATAAATCAAGcttgttgaaaaaattgaTCAAGaatgaagaattcaatgGTGAATGCCCATACCAAGCCGCCAGTGTTGAGCAACCTTGGAAGACAGCTATGCCTCCTCATAAATGGAGATATCTTTACATTGATGGTAAATCACATGAGAATTTCCGCTGTGACGCTGATATTTTGGAGAATTTAAACCATGGAGAGTTGCCAAACTTTGCATTGTTGAAACAaactttaaattcaaatctAAAGGTTGAGTTGGAGTTAATACTCTTGGTGgaatttttaaagagtACTGTGTTCAAGAAATACTTGGTTTTATTAACCTGCTTATGCCCGCTAACAGAACAATTACTGATTAGAAGATTTAGACCAGGACATGATTTCACATTAGCCACACAAGTGTCTTTGAATGAGTTATTTAACACCATTCCAGGTTTTGTGGATGCTGTTTTAGAAGGTAATTTATGTTTGACTCCAAGCGATGGTTGGAAATCGGGAGAGGTTGGAGGTTACGAACTATATATGAGCAATCAGCAGGACGAACAAACGGATAAAGACATGGACGATGCTGCGATATATAAATCAGATGACTCTGGTGATTCCGTTTTAATCAACAAACCCGCCGATTGGAACTCGTTTAATTTAGTATTGAGAGATGAATCTGTATTACAATTTGTCAAATATGTTAGTTGGTGTGCAAAGTCTAGTAGATGGGATATCTTCATGCAATGGGATACTAAAGCCATTGAAGGCAATGAAGAATCAACCAATTAA
- the CAJ1 gene encoding Caj1p (similar to Ashbya gossypii ADL111W) has translation MVKDTKYYDVLGVQPDATAEQIKKAYRKKAIQTHPDKNPNDPEAQAKFQEVSKAYKVLSDGELRSRYDEVGLSDERGDVMMEEDPFEMLMAVFGGDSFQEWIGEYSFLKNLMKQTELFDYDEEEEDNEHGETYDNEESNSGSAMATGDGGQSGVGRATAGGVGAGAAAEAAGGAGAGADGNGVVGSGGDSTDGTRSMHLSSYNASNERASAASTDTVGSMGSGDFGSKKDKKHRQREKFLELEKERRDEKKKQINDLARILDKRVTDYQIAVIAGRVGEFAEKLQTEIDKSLKTESFGIELLQLISKVYRSKANNFLMSQKTYGFSRIFTGVHEKTKSVKSTFSMLNSAMNAMSAQKELEKLDLDSMNPYERAQIEFLIQGKSMGMMWSLNKFELQSKLKGVCDRLLDDKTVPARQRVGKAKALLFIADMFSKARRSEGDVDPAILEFEEMVLQSKNVRIKTKKQQSKPHVESAHIDYTKSNPGAYAAAAAAASSPNAPPPSANIDTDNSDNINKTPQRSASTRPYTSHGTPSPRPSAAHPSSTQHIPTASTLRATQPSNTSTRNSRPRSSPRVADPIH, from the coding sequence ATGGTCAAGGATACAAAGTATTACGACGTGTTAGGTGTACAGCCGGATGCTACAGCGGAACAAATTAAGAAGGCATACCGAAAGAAGGCTATCCAAACGCATCCAGATAAGAATCCGAATGATCCAGAAGCGCAGGCGAAGTTTCAGGAGGTTAGCAAGGCTTACAAGGTGTTGAGTGATGGAGAGCTGAGGAGTCGGTATGATGAGGTAGGGTTAAGCGACGAGCGAGGGGACGTGATGATGGAGGAAGATCCGTTTGAGATGCTTATGGCGGTGTTTGGTGGGGATTCGTTTCAAGAGTGGATAGGAGAGTAttcatttttgaagaatttgatgaaaCAGACGGAGCTGTTCGACtatgatgaggaggaagaggatAATGAGCACGGTGAGACATATGATAACGAAGAGAGTAATAGTGGCAGTGCGATGGCTACGGGGGATGGCGGTCAGTCCGGGGTGGGAAGAGCGACAGCTGGTGGAGTCGGAGCGGGAGCGGCGGCCGAAGCCGCTGGTGGTGCTGGGGCTGGCGCTGACGGTAACGGTGTGGTGGGAAGCGGAGGAGATTCGACAGATGGTACGAGGAGCATGCATCTGTCGTCTTACAATGCCAGCAATGAACGGGCATCGGCCGCTTCGACAGATACAGTGGGGAGCATGGGGAGCGGCGATTTTGGTTCTAAAAAGGATAAGAAGCACCGGCAGCGGGAGAAGTTCTTGGAGTTGGAAAAGGAACGCCGggatgaaaagaagaagcaaatCAACGACTTGGCCAGAATATTAGACAAGAGAGTAACGGACTATCAGATAGCGGTGATTGCGGGGCGTGTTGGGGAATTCGCGGAGAAGTTACAAACTGAAATTGACAAGTCGTTAAAGACAGAGAGTTTTGGTATAGAGCTTTTGCAATTGATTAGTAAAGTCTACAGAAGTAAGGCGAATAACTTCTTGATGTCGCAAAAGACGTATGGATTTTCGCGAATCTTCACTGGTGTTCATGAGAAGACGAAATCTGTCAAGTCAACGTTTAGCATGTTGAATTCCGCAATGAATGCTATGAGTGCCCAGAAAGAGTTGGAAAAGTTAGATTTAGATAGTATGAATCCATACGAACGTGCACAGATCGAATTTTTGATACAGGGAAAATCAATGGGTATGATGTGGAGTTTAAACAAGTTTGAATTGCAGAGTAAGCTAAAAGGTGTTTGTGATCGATTATTGGACGATAAAACTGTACCAGCCAGGCAGAGGGTGGGCAAAGCCAAGGCATTGTTGTTCATTGCTGATATGTTTAGCAAGGCACGCAGATCGGAGGGTGATGTGGACCCGGCAATTTTGGAATTCGAAGAGATGGTGCTACAGTCAAAAAACGTTAGAATCAAAACCAAGAAACAGCAGTCTAAACCTCATGTTGAGTCTGCTCACATAGACTACACTAAATCGAATCCTGGGGCatatgctgctgctgctgctgctgcctcTTCTCCTAACGCACCACCCCCTTCGGCCAACATCGACACTGACAATAGCGACAACATCAATAAAACCCCTCAAAGGTCGGCTTCAACACGTCCATATACTTCTCATGGAACTCCTTCTCCACGCCCTTCTGCTGCTCATCCTTCTAGCACACAACACATTCCTACTGCCTCTACCCTCCGTGCTACACAACCTTCCAACACTTCAACTCGTAATTCTCGTCCCCGTAGTTCTCCTCGTGTTGCCGATCCCATCCATTGA